A DNA window from Trichosurus vulpecula isolate mTriVul1 chromosome 2, mTriVul1.pri, whole genome shotgun sequence contains the following coding sequences:
- the EXOC3L2 gene encoding exocyst complex component 3-like protein 2: MMPILKSLRMPDPKGTRANTLPLTPSRNPFESSSGAEDEEEKGELDAFRGESTPTLPNGASCHRRATLEKLVGLSPFRLVRGGGRRVGSPGDGESRSFLGRVLGPGVRRSSADFGLLARLNGARQGGTGDAEAAGEAARRLAFLRLGRGPKPRRGSLAERLMPSGEPALGTSPPAPAPPKVKEPLSVLEILSLIQKRELARADEHILELEAEEKLVTSGSSPGSLGEARGLPEGRRARDVTLLYEALQRELWALVRETLADPGATGGTGGAPLTQLGQVLAQEEEADGHRGPGAARRFRARWAEAVGQVAGERLEAAAKAEAEAMAGRLEALRSRLLEDMGAIRTRLAPAYPPSLGAFGVYLRGYHGALSDWLRKATYHWLPLADRYALLYWHNQVYPREILGLVNMVALDNGQLGPLLPAETIRSLEDECVTDVKAQTRAALLQTLQEEEEQWIGAEDQPSSLAQDVCELLEEHTDQAPRISQEFGERMAHCCLGGLAEFLQSFQQRVERFHENPSVRELSSDSYISRTITLVNCGPPLRALAERLARVGPSESEPAREAAASALDRVTRLCHRVLADLLFQELQPHFSKLMRRKWLTSSEALDGIVGTLGAQALALRRMHDQPYQALVGELHRRALVEYVRPLLRGRLRCRSARSRSRVAGRLRDEAAQLQRLFRRLESQASWLDAVVPHLAEVLQLEDTPSIQVEVGVLVRDYPDIRRKHVAALLDVRGLRSAAARHEILAVARDLEQSGEGAPAPPRDRAFFADIPVPRPPFCLGLPLPLARLPLTRFTRPDLACLPRPRPQPPARPRAQP, encoded by the exons ATGATGCCTATCCTGAAGAGCCTTCGAATGCCAGACCCAAAGGGGACCCGTGCCAACACTCTGCCGCTGACACCTTCCAGGAACCCCTTTGAGTCCTCCTCAGGggcagaggatgaggaggagaagggggaactGGATGCCTTCCGTGGGGAGTCAACCCCTACCCTGCCTAATGGGGCCTCTTGCCACCGCCGGGCCACCCTGGAGAAGCTGGTGGGCCTGTCACCCTTCAGGCTGGTCAGGGGAGGGGGCCGACGGGTGGGCAGCCCTGGAGATGGGGAGTCCCGCTCCTTCTTGGGCCGGGTGCTGGGCCCTGGGGTCCGGCGGAGCTCTGCCGACTTTGGCCTCTTGGCCAGGCTCAACGGGGCCCGACAGGGTGGAACAGGGGATGCTGAGGCTGCAGGCGAGGCAGCTCGGAGGCTGGCCTTCTTGAGGCTGGGACGAGGGCCCAAGCCCCGCCGGGGGTCCCTGGCAGAAAGGCTGATGCCCTCAGGGGAGCCAGCCCTGGGGACATCACCCCCAGCCCCAGCGCCACCCAAGGTGAAGGAGCCGCTGTCTG TCCTAGAGATCCTCAGCTTGATCCAGAAGCGAGAATTGGCACGGGCAGATGAACATATTCTGGAGTTAGAGGCTGAGGAGAAGCTGGTGACATCAGGGTCCAGCCCTGGCAGCCTAGGGGAGGCCCGGGGTCTCCCTGAGGGCCGTCGGGCCCGAGATGTGACCCTCCTCTATGAAGCGTTGCAGAGAGAGCTCTGGGCACTGGTCAGGGAGACACTGGCAGACCCTGGAGCCACTGGAGGGACTGGAGGGGCCCCCCTGACCCAGCTGGGCCAGGTCCTGGCCCAGGAAGAGGAGGCTGATGGGCACCGGGGACCGGGGGCAGCCCGGAGGTTCCGGGCCCGCTGGGCAGAGGCTGTGGGCCAGGTGGCTggagagaggctggaggcagCTGCCAAAGCAGAGGCTGAGGCCATGGCTGGGAGGCTGGAGGCCCTGAGGTCTAGGCTGCTGGAAGACATGGGGGCTATTAGGACCCGCCTGGCACCTGCTTACCCACCAAGCCTGGGAGCCTTCGGTGTCTACCTTCGGGGTTATCATGGAGCCCTCTCTGATTGGCTGAGGAAGGCCACCTACCATTGGCTACCTCTGGCTGACCGCTATGCCCTTCTGTACTGGCATAACCAAGTTTATCCAAG GGAGATCTTGGGCCTGGTGAACATGGTGGCCCTGGACAATGGACAACTGGGGCCCCTCCTTCCCGCTGAAACCATTCGGAGCCTGGAAGATGAATGTGTGACTGACGTCAAG GCTCAGACCCGAGCTGCGCTGCTCCAGACCCtgcaggaagaggaagagcaatGGATTGGGGCTGAGGACCAGCCCAGCAGCCTGGCTCAAGATGTCTGTgag CTACTGGAAGAGCACACAGATCAGGCCCCTCGCATCAGCCAGGAATTTGGGGAGCGGATGGCACACTGCTGCCTGGGAGGGCTGGCTGAATTCCTGCAGAG CTTCCAGCAGCGGGTAGAGAGGTTCCATGAGAACCCAAGTGTCCGAGAGCTGTCGAGTGACAGTTATATCAGCAGGACAATTACGTTGGTGAACTGTGGTCCCCCGCTTCG GGCCTTGGCTGAGCGTCTGGCCCGTGTGGGGCCCTCAGAGAGTGAGCCTGCTCGGGAGGCAGCTGCAAGTGCTCTTGACCGCGTCACCCGCCTCTGCCACCGAGTCCTAGCTGACCTGCTCTTTCAAGAACTGCAG CCCCACTTCTCAAAACTGATGCGTCGAAAGTGGCTGACCAGCTCTGAGGCCCTGGATGGCATTGTGGGGACCCTGGGAGCCCAGGCCTTGGCCCTCAGAAGAATGCATGACCAGCCCTACCAG GCCCTGGTGGGGGAGCTGCACCGAAGGGCACTGGTGGAATATGTCCGGCCCTTGCTGAGGGGACGCCTTCGATGCCGATCTGCCCGCTCCAGGAGTCGAGTGGCCGGGAGGCTGAGGGATGAGGCTGCCCAGCTCCAGAGGCTCTTTAGGCGACTG GAGTCTCAGGCCTCGTGGCTGGATGCTGTGGTACCGCATCTCGCTGAAGTTTTGCAGCTGGAGGATACGCCCAGCATCCAGGTGGAGGTTGGGGTCTTAGTTCGCGACTACCCTGATATCAG GAGGAAGCATGTGGCTGCCCTCTTAGATGTACGGGGCCTACGGAGCGCAGCTGCTCGTCATGAGATACTGGCTGTGGCCCGGGACCTGGAGCAGAGTGGGGAAGGGGCTCCTGCCCCTCCCAGGGACCGAGCTTTTTTTGCTGACATTCCCGTCCCTCGGCCACCTTTCTGTCTGGGCCTCCCCCTCCCACTTGCCCGACTACCCCTCACCCGATTCACTAGGCCTGATCTTGCCTGCCTGCCCCGGCCCCGCCCTCAGCCTCCTGCCCGGCCTCGTGCCCAGCCCTGA